Proteins encoded together in one Impatiens glandulifera chromosome 1, dImpGla2.1, whole genome shotgun sequence window:
- the LOC124918964 gene encoding tubulin-folding cofactor A has translation MSTIRNLKIKTATCKRIVKELHSYEREVEREAAKTADMKEKGADPYDLKQQENVLGESRMMIPDCHKRLEAALADLKGTLAEFEETEGPEFDEARIVITDVEKVFQKAEA, from the exons ATGTCGACGATTAGAAATCTGAAGATCAAAACAGCCACTTGTAAGAGAATTGTTAAGGAGCTGCATTCTTATGAGAGAGAAGTTGAGAGAGAGGCTGCTAAAACTGCTGATATGAAGGAAAAGGGAGCTGACCCATATGATCTCAAACAACAG GAAAATGTACTTGGTGAATCCAGGATGATGATTCCTGATTGTCACAAACGTCTCGAGGCCGCATTAGCCGATCTGAAAGGAACCTTG GCCGAGTTCGAAGAGACCGAAGGACCTGAATTTGATGAAGCTAGGATAGTCATAACTGATGTTGAGAAAGTGTTCCAAAAGGCGGAAGCTTAG